One genomic segment of Thermovibrio guaymasensis includes these proteins:
- a CDS encoding adenine phosphoribosyltransferase — protein sequence MEELKSLIRDVPDFPKPGIVFKDITPLLHKPWAFQKVIDYIGNRYIGAGVEIVAGIESRGFILASALAYKIGAGLAIIRKPGKLPYKTVSASYTLEYGQDTIEIHEDAITKGTKVVLIDDVLATGGTMSAAIDLVEKLGGNIVSVDFLLELTFLGGRKRILEKGYPVFSLIKF from the coding sequence ATAGAGGAACTTAAGTCTTTAATAAGGGACGTTCCAGACTTTCCAAAGCCCGGTATAGTCTTTAAGGATATTACGCCTCTCCTCCATAAACCTTGGGCTTTCCAGAAGGTAATAGACTACATAGGGAACCGTTATATAGGTGCAGGGGTTGAAATAGTAGCAGGGATTGAGTCTAGAGGGTTCATTCTGGCCTCTGCACTCGCCTATAAGATAGGCGCAGGCCTTGCAATTATCAGAAAGCCCGGAAAGCTCCCGTATAAGACCGTCAGTGCCAGCTATACCCTTGAGTACGGTCAGGACACTATAGAAATTCACGAGGATGCTATAACAAAGGGTACAAAAGTTGTGCTTATAGACGATGTCCTTGCAACCGGTGGGACTATGAGTGCAGCAATTGACCTTGTTGAAAAGTTGGGAGGTAACATAGTAAGCGTTGATTTCCTCCTGGAACTTACCTTCCTTGGAGGGAGGAAGAGGATACTGGAGAAGGGTTATCCCGTATTTTCATTAATAAAGTTTTAA
- a CDS encoding homocysteine S-methyltransferase family protein has translation MKNPFLESKKIWVLDGAMGTMLMKKGLDVNYAPELLNVKHPEVLKEIHSEYIEAGADIIETNTFGSNRIKLYHYGLEDRVRELTAAGVKLAKEVARGRALVALSVGPTGIFVEPVGDYTFDEVVDVFKEQIEAGADAGADLILIETMSDIKEAKAAVVAAQEVCDLPVMVSMTYQEDGRTLLGTPPEVSAAVFEGFKVAAIGANCSLGPERFTELIKKMAEVTQTPIVVYANAGLPVLKDGKTIYPEPPETFRKYAVEFVKAGANIIGGCCGTTPEHIRAIKEAVKDLRPVPRNPVRGLKVASRTQLVLVGSDYPTRIIGERINPTGKKRLQEALKKGDFSLVREEARKQVEEGAELLDVNVGVPGIDEVKALKEAVRTVIEAVDVPIVIDSKDPKAVEEALKMADGRPIVNSCSGEEKDIENILPLAKKYGANVLLLAIDDEGLKEKAEDRVKVIENLLKECERVGIDRNSTIADVLNLAVSAMPESAVETLKAIRLVKEKFGIPTTLGVSNVSFGLPSRSLINSAFMAMAIYSGLDSGILNPSDSRMVETVYASDVLVGKDRGAERFVSKFQNYKPKGEDKECRELLAKIHALTGGFLEGKKVELKEVKEEKGKEVRESDKEEEEGAPSGILGEIFRKVLEGDKEAIVSLTKEALKEHEPLEISDEALIKALDVVGKRFERGEIFLPQMLRSAQAVQASFNVLKDELKKRGSSVKESGKIVMATVHGDVHEIGKNIVITMLENSGFEVIDLGTNVPPEVIVETAKKENADIVGLSALMTTTLPSMEATIKAIREAGLKVPVIVGGAVVTPEYAKSIGGIYGGDAQEAVKIVKQLLKEGK, from the coding sequence TTGAAAAACCCCTTCCTTGAAAGCAAGAAGATATGGGTGCTTGACGGTGCAATGGGAACCATGCTAATGAAGAAGGGGCTTGACGTTAATTATGCCCCAGAGCTCCTTAACGTAAAGCACCCTGAAGTTTTAAAGGAAATTCACTCTGAGTACATTGAAGCCGGTGCAGACATAATAGAGACCAACACTTTCGGTTCCAACAGGATAAAGCTCTACCACTACGGTTTAGAGGATAGGGTAAGGGAACTAACTGCTGCCGGCGTGAAACTTGCTAAAGAGGTAGCTAGAGGTAGAGCTCTTGTAGCCCTTTCTGTTGGCCCTACAGGTATCTTCGTTGAGCCTGTTGGAGATTATACCTTTGATGAAGTTGTTGACGTTTTCAAGGAACAGATAGAGGCCGGCGCAGATGCAGGTGCAGACCTTATCCTAATTGAGACTATGTCTGATATAAAGGAGGCAAAGGCTGCCGTAGTTGCTGCCCAGGAGGTTTGTGACTTACCTGTGATGGTAAGTATGACCTATCAGGAAGACGGTAGAACTCTCCTGGGAACTCCTCCTGAAGTCTCTGCTGCAGTCTTTGAAGGTTTTAAAGTGGCAGCTATAGGTGCCAACTGTTCGCTTGGGCCGGAGAGGTTTACTGAACTCATTAAGAAGATGGCTGAGGTTACCCAAACTCCGATAGTAGTTTACGCTAACGCTGGCCTTCCAGTTCTGAAGGACGGTAAGACCATATATCCGGAACCGCCTGAAACCTTTAGAAAGTACGCTGTAGAGTTTGTTAAGGCCGGTGCCAACATAATTGGTGGTTGTTGTGGAACTACTCCTGAGCACATAAGGGCGATTAAGGAGGCTGTTAAGGACTTAAGGCCCGTTCCAAGGAACCCTGTTAGAGGGTTAAAGGTTGCAAGTAGGACACAGCTCGTTTTAGTAGGTTCAGACTACCCAACGAGGATAATAGGTGAAAGGATAAACCCTACCGGAAAAAAGAGGCTTCAGGAGGCCCTTAAGAAGGGGGACTTTAGCCTCGTGAGGGAAGAGGCTAGGAAACAGGTTGAGGAGGGAGCGGAGCTCCTTGACGTTAACGTAGGGGTTCCGGGAATTGATGAGGTAAAGGCTTTAAAGGAGGCTGTAAGAACAGTTATAGAAGCAGTTGATGTTCCGATTGTAATTGACAGTAAAGACCCTAAGGCCGTTGAAGAAGCTTTGAAGATGGCCGATGGAAGGCCTATTGTTAACTCCTGTTCTGGAGAGGAGAAGGACATAGAGAATATCCTTCCTCTGGCTAAGAAGTACGGAGCCAACGTTCTACTCCTTGCAATAGACGATGAAGGCCTTAAGGAAAAGGCTGAGGATAGGGTAAAGGTTATTGAGAACCTCCTTAAAGAGTGTGAAAGGGTCGGAATAGATAGGAATTCTACTATTGCCGATGTCTTAAACCTTGCAGTTAGTGCAATGCCTGAATCAGCAGTTGAGACTTTGAAGGCGATAAGACTTGTAAAGGAGAAGTTTGGAATACCGACAACCCTTGGGGTTAGCAACGTCTCTTTTGGCCTTCCATCCCGTTCCCTTATAAACTCTGCCTTTATGGCTATGGCCATTTACAGCGGTCTTGACAGTGGCATACTCAACCCAAGTGATAGCCGAATGGTAGAGACCGTATACGCCTCAGACGTTTTAGTAGGGAAGGACAGGGGGGCTGAGAGGTTTGTTTCAAAGTTTCAGAACTACAAACCTAAAGGGGAAGATAAAGAATGTAGGGAGCTCCTTGCGAAGATTCACGCCCTTACAGGCGGTTTTTTGGAAGGAAAGAAGGTTGAACTTAAAGAAGTAAAAGAGGAAAAAGGAAAGGAGGTTAGGGAGAGTGATAAAGAGGAAGAGGAGGGAGCTCCTTCAGGTATTTTAGGGGAAATCTTTAGGAAGGTCCTTGAAGGGGATAAGGAAGCAATAGTTAGCTTAACTAAAGAGGCCTTAAAGGAGCATGAGCCCCTTGAGATAAGTGATGAGGCTTTAATAAAGGCCCTAGACGTTGTTGGGAAGAGGTTTGAAAGGGGAGAGATATTCCTTCCTCAGATGCTCCGTTCAGCCCAGGCAGTTCAGGCATCATTTAACGTTTTAAAGGATGAGCTTAAGAAGAGGGGAAGTAGCGTAAAGGAGAGCGGAAAGATAGTAATGGCAACGGTTCACGGTGACGTTCACGAAATAGGTAAGAACATTGTAATAACTATGCTTGAAAATAGTGGCTTTGAAGTTATAGACCTTGGGACTAACGTTCCCCCTGAGGTAATAGTTGAAACTGCAAAGAAGGAAAACGCAGATATTGTCGGCCTTTCTGCCTTAATGACGACAACCCTTCCTTCAATGGAGGCAACGATAAAGGCCATTAGAGAGGCTGGTCTGAAAGTTCCCGTTATAGTTGGTGGTGCGGTGGTAACTCCGGAATACGCCAAGTCAATAGGGGGAATTTATGGAGGAGATGCCCAAGAGGCTGTTAAAATAGTTAAGCAACTTTTAAAGGAGGGAAAATGA
- a CDS encoding nucleoside triphosphate pyrophosphatase, producing MRVEKVNIALVSSSPRRREILEMVGFNFRVIKVETEEKLESSPYLTTVKNSELKVLAAKGLINDGEIGLAADTIVVMGDEILGKPKDEGEAREFLKKLSGKWHTVITGFALLIGERLISGFEETRVKFKKLTLPEIDWYISTREPLDKAGAYGIQGKGALFIETIDGDFFNVMGLPIGRIYDILELEIEGGGN from the coding sequence ATGAGGGTGGAGAAGGTTAATATAGCTCTTGTTTCCTCTTCTCCGAGGAGAAGGGAAATTTTAGAAATGGTCGGTTTTAACTTTAGGGTAATTAAGGTTGAAACCGAGGAGAAATTGGAAAGTTCACCTTATTTAACTACTGTGAAAAACTCAGAGCTGAAAGTTTTAGCTGCTAAAGGTTTAATCAACGACGGAGAAATTGGCCTTGCTGCCGATACAATTGTAGTTATGGGCGATGAGATTTTGGGGAAACCAAAAGATGAAGGGGAGGCTAGGGAGTTCCTTAAAAAGCTCTCTGGGAAGTGGCATACGGTGATAACCGGTTTTGCCCTTTTAATAGGGGAAAGGTTAATTTCTGGATTTGAGGAGACAAGGGTAAAATTTAAGAAGCTAACTCTTCCTGAAATTGATTGGTACATTTCTACTAGAGAGCCACTTGATAAGGCTGGAGCTTACGGGATTCAGGGCAAAGGTGCTCTTTTTATAGAAACTATTGATGGGGACTTTTTTAACGTTATGGGACTACCTATTGGGAGGATATACGATATACTTGAACTTGAAATAGAAGGTGGAGGGAATTAA
- the rnc gene encoding ribonuclease III — translation MFSFKEDLNFVQEDKLVELERRLNYTFKDKDLLKKALIHRSFAFEKDLKDNYEVLEFLGDAVIGLIVSEELIKRFPDKREGELSQIRAFLVSEPSLSKLAKSIGLGEFLYLGRGERRTGGKEKSSILCDVFESIFGALYLDAGFDKAKEIFNRKFLPLMWEILERAPTYKDFKSYLQEVTQREYKVLPQYRLLDSVGPEHDKEFIVECKVKELKTVGKGKTKKGAEQNAAKEMLKVLGVIDEGGEG, via the coding sequence ATGTTTAGTTTTAAAGAAGATTTAAATTTTGTTCAGGAAGATAAGTTGGTTGAGCTTGAGAGGAGGCTCAATTATACTTTTAAGGATAAGGATCTTTTGAAAAAGGCCCTTATCCACCGTTCCTTTGCATTTGAGAAGGACCTGAAGGATAACTACGAAGTCTTAGAATTCTTGGGAGATGCAGTAATTGGCCTCATAGTTAGCGAAGAGCTGATAAAGAGGTTTCCCGATAAGAGGGAAGGGGAACTGAGTCAGATAAGGGCCTTTTTAGTCAGTGAACCTTCCCTTTCAAAGCTTGCAAAGTCAATAGGGCTAGGGGAATTCCTCTACCTTGGAAGGGGAGAGAGGCGAACTGGAGGGAAGGAGAAGAGTTCTATCCTCTGTGACGTCTTTGAGTCTATCTTTGGAGCTCTCTACCTTGATGCCGGCTTTGATAAGGCGAAAGAGATATTTAATAGGAAGTTCCTTCCGCTGATGTGGGAGATTTTAGAGAGAGCTCCAACCTATAAGGACTTTAAAAGCTACCTTCAGGAAGTTACCCAGAGGGAGTATAAGGTCCTTCCCCAGTATAGGCTCCTTGATTCAGTTGGCCCTGAGCACGATAAAGAGTTTATAGTTGAGTGTAAGGTAAAGGAGCTTAAAACTGTTGGAAAGGGTAAGACTAAGAAAGGTGCTGAGCAGAATGCTGCTAAGGAGATGTTAAAGGTCCTCGGGGTGATAGATGAGGGTGGAGAAGGTTAA
- the fabF gene encoding beta-ketoacyl-ACP synthase II: MKKRVVITGLGVVSPVGSDVETFWKNITSGKSGIGRITKFDPTGFPVQIAGEVKDFDPLKYFDKKEIRRLDPFIQFAVAAADQAVKQAGIDSDDIDKERVGVFIGSGIGGLSTTEEQHKILLEKGPRRISPYCVPMEIINMASGMVSIRFGFKGPNISVVTACATGTHSIGEAYRAIQYGDADVAVAGGAESCITPLAVAGFAAARALSTRNDEPEKASRPFEKNRDGFVMSEGAGIVVLEEYEHAKRRGAQILAEVVGYGASGDAYHMTAPAPGGEGAARAIRNALKDAGISPEQIDYINAHGTSTKFNDLYETMAIKEVFGDHAYKVKISSIKSMIGHLLGAAGGVEVVSSVLTLLTGVIPPTINYEEPDPECDLDYTPNQAVEKEVKYVLKNSFGFGGTNACLVLKKI; this comes from the coding sequence ATGAAGAAGAGGGTGGTAATAACCGGTTTAGGGGTTGTTTCTCCGGTAGGGAGTGACGTTGAAACCTTCTGGAAGAATATAACTTCAGGGAAGTCCGGAATAGGAAGGATTACAAAGTTTGACCCAACCGGCTTTCCAGTTCAGATAGCAGGAGAAGTTAAAGACTTTGATCCTTTAAAGTACTTTGATAAGAAAGAAATCAGGCGCCTTGACCCATTTATTCAGTTTGCAGTTGCAGCGGCAGACCAGGCAGTAAAACAGGCTGGAATTGACTCAGACGATATAGACAAGGAAAGAGTAGGCGTTTTTATAGGCTCAGGAATAGGGGGACTTAGTACTACTGAAGAACAGCACAAAATCCTCCTTGAGAAGGGGCCTAGGAGAATTTCCCCCTACTGCGTTCCTATGGAAATTATAAACATGGCTTCAGGTATGGTTTCAATAAGGTTTGGATTTAAAGGGCCTAACATTTCCGTAGTTACCGCCTGTGCAACCGGAACTCATTCAATTGGGGAGGCGTACAGGGCTATCCAGTACGGAGATGCTGACGTTGCAGTTGCTGGAGGAGCTGAGAGCTGTATAACTCCTTTAGCCGTTGCAGGTTTTGCCGCTGCTAGAGCCCTTTCTACGAGGAACGATGAGCCTGAAAAGGCAAGTAGGCCTTTTGAGAAGAACAGGGACGGCTTTGTTATGAGTGAAGGGGCAGGTATTGTAGTCCTGGAGGAGTACGAGCATGCTAAGAGGAGGGGAGCTCAAATACTTGCAGAAGTTGTCGGCTATGGAGCAAGCGGTGACGCTTACCACATGACGGCACCGGCTCCTGGAGGGGAAGGAGCTGCAAGGGCGATAAGGAACGCCCTTAAGGATGCTGGAATCTCCCCAGAGCAGATAGACTACATTAACGCCCACGGAACTTCAACTAAGTTTAACGACCTTTACGAGACGATGGCCATAAAGGAGGTTTTTGGGGATCATGCTTATAAAGTAAAAATCAGCAGTATAAAGTCTATGATCGGCCACCTTTTAGGTGCTGCCGGTGGTGTAGAAGTTGTATCCTCCGTTCTTACCCTCCTTACAGGCGTTATACCTCCTACTATTAACTACGAAGAGCCAGACCCAGAGTGTGACCTTGACTACACTCCAAATCAGGCTGTAGAGAAGGAAGTAAAGTACGTTCTCAAGAACTCCTTTGGATTCGGTGGAACGAACGCATGTTTAGTTTTAAAGAAGATTTAA